A window of Argopecten irradians isolate NY chromosome 1, Ai_NY, whole genome shotgun sequence contains these coding sequences:
- the LOC138314983 gene encoding cholecystokinin receptor-like — protein sequence MIPTMETTLSALEASTNISTNTSIPRLEEEERPVLAVIGMLAFFSVIGTAGNSMVLYVYVKKRHKLAATVFIISLAGTDFMTSLIVVPYTIAVEYLDYYVQYDFACKLYMFFITSNVPFAAFIMVAIAFDRYLCICHPFMHLMNAKRAKLTLFALALTSFSLGIITALNYGVYDLTQIDPCSSPLSDNATLNSTALELTGKTEYDIVYNTSSSSETLGNGLPVKFDNGPKSCVVYTTIYTGRCVPNEIVFSRHFITNYQKVYATLFLLALLAVVVLYGMVYRSVLVRRAKRRRQRRSTRTISLTKDSWFSEYRQSQANIPKHTTENGEERHPDVELARQLTIRERGLVANIRTAAMLFVVTAMFIVAFLPAWLMAHEVVTYNMVVFYMYFIYNVANPIIYAFMNKAFRRDLRDVFDCKAILRDFR from the coding sequence ATGATACCAACCATGGAGACAACCCTTTCGGCCCTGGAAGCATCAACTAACATCAGTACCAACACCAGCATACCAAGGCTAGAGGAAGAAGAGCGACCTGTGTTGGCTGTCATCGGCATGCTGGCTTTCTTTAGTGTGATAGGTACCGCCGGGAATTCTATGGTACTTTACGTCTACGTAAAGAAGCGCCATAAGCTTGCCGCAACCGTTTTTATAATTTCCCTAGCGGGTACAGACTTTATGACAAGTTTGATCGTCGTCCCCTATACTATTGCTGTGGAGTACCTCGACTATTATGTGCAGTACGACTTTGCCTGTAAGCTATATATGTTTTTCATCACTTCCAACGTCCCATTTGCAGCATTCATCATGGTAGCGATAGCGTTTGACAGGTATTTGTGTATCTGCCATCCATTTATGCATCTAATGAACGCAAAGCGTGCCAAACTCACACTATTTGCTCTCGCGTTAACTTCATTTTCCCTTGGGATCATCACGGCCCTAAACTATGGGGTGTATGATCTCACTCAAATAGATCCTTGTTCGAGTCCATTATCAGACAATGCAACACTAAACTCGACAGCTTTGGAATTAACAGGAAAGACCGAATACGATATAGTATATAACACTTCCTCTAGTTCAGAAACTCTTGGGAATGGGTTGCCAGTGAAGTTTGATAATGGACCTAAATCCTGTGTCGTGTACACAACCATTTACACGGGTCGCTGTGTCCCTAACGAAATTGTATTTTCAAGGCACTTTATCACAAATTACCAGAAAGTATACGCTACGCTGTTCCTATTAGCGTTACTGGCTGTAGTTGTACTATACGGCATGGTGTATCGGTCAGTACTGGTCAGAAGGGCCAAGAGAAGACGTCAGAGAAGGTCAACCAGAACAATTTCTCTGACAAAAGATTCCTGGTTCAGCGAATATCGACAATCCCAGGCGAACATCCCGAAACACACTACAGAAAACGGCGAGGAAAGGCACCCGGATGTCGAACTTGCAAGACAATTAACGATTCGGGAACGAGGTTTGGTGGCGAATATCCGGACAGCGGCCATGTTATTTGTTGTGACCGCCATGTTTATTGTCGCCTTCCTGCCCGCCTGGCTCATGGCACACGAAGTTGTTACGTATAACATGgttgtgttttatatgtactttatCTATAACGTTGCGAACCCTATCATATATGCCTTCATGAATAAGGCATTTAGGCGCGATTTACGAGACGTTTTTGACTGTAAGGCTATCCTGAGAGATTTTCGTTGA